The genomic DNA TCGCTGTCCGACTTCAACGCGGCCATCAGCGACTGCATGGACCACCAGCGCAAGGTCGCCCTGGACAACCTGCTCAGCCGGTCCCTGCTGGCGCTGCTCGGCCTCGCCGTGATCGCCTTCGCCTTCGGATACGCCATGGCCGGACGCGTCCTGTCCCCGCTGGGCCGGATCACCCGCACCGCGCGCGCGGTGGCGGGCTCCGACCTCTCCCGGCGGATCGAGCTGGACGGCCCGGACGACGAGCTGAAGGAGCTGGCCGACACCTTCGACGACATGCTGGAGCGGCTGCAGCGGGCCTTCACCGCCCAGCAGCGATTCGTCGGCAACGCCTCCCACGAGCTGCGCACACCGCTGGCGATCAACCGCACGCTCCTGGAGGTGCACCTGTCCGACCCGGGCGCCCCGGTGGAGCTCCAGCAACTCGGCAAGACGCTGCTCGCGACCAACGAACGCAGCGAGTTGCTGGTCGAGGGCCTGCTCCTGCTGGCCCGCAGCGACAACCAGATCGTCGAGCGCAAACCGGTGGATCTCGCCGAGGTGGCCGGCCAGGCCATCGACCAGGTGCACGCCGAGGCCGGGAGCAAGGGCGTGGAGATCCGCGGCACCCGCGACGCCGCGGTGGTCCAGGGCAACGGCGTCCTGCTGGAGCGGATCGCCCTGAACCTCGTCCAGAACGCCGTGCGCTACAACGTGGCCGAACACGGCTGGATGGAGGTCACCACGGGCGTCGAGAGCGGCCAGGCGGTCCTGGTGGTCACCAACACGGGCCCCGTCGTACCGGCGTACGAGGTGGACAACCTCTTCGAGCCGTTCCGGCGGCTGCGCACCGAGCGGACGGGCAGCGACAAGGGCGTGGGCCTCGGGCTGTCCATCGCGCGGTCCGTGGCCCGGGCGCACGGCGGCCACATCTCCGCCCAGCCGCGCGAGGGCGGAGGGCTCGTGATGCGAGTGACCCTGCCCGTCTGAGATCATGGCCCCGACATCTCACCGAGACCCGAGGATGTTCGCTTTGAGCGGAATTTCCAGGCCACCGGCCTTGGAGACGCGTGTGTGATCGATCACAGCGGAGGCTTTCCCGCTCTCTACTCTCCGTGATCATGCACCCTGTCGGAAAGCCGGGAAAATCCCGGTTTTCAGGGCCCCCGATCACGGGAAGTACACGGTGAGACGCCTTTGAAGTGCGGCATTCGGACCGTGTACGGTCCCCATCGCCATCCAAGCCGATCACTCGTGAGGAGTCCGGTTGGGTGTCGATTGAGTAACAGACCTTGATGTGAGGCAAAATCTCCGCCTCAGGTCGGGCACAAGTCCGGCCTCTCACGCGTTACGTGCGCTGAAGACACCGCAGACACCCAGAGGGGGAGAGCGACCATGGCAACCGATTACGACACTCCACGCAAGACCGACGACGACGTCGACTCGGACAGCCTCGAAGAGCTGAAGGCGAGGCGGAACGACAAGTCCGCCTCGGCCGTCGACGTCGACGAGTTCGAGGCCGCGGAAGGCCTCGAGCTTCCCGGCGCCGACCTCTCGAACGAGGAACTGGCCGTCCGTGTACTGCCGAAGCAGCAGGACGAATTCACCTGCATGAGCTGCTTCCTGGTGCACCACCGCAGCCAGCTGGCCCGGGAGAAGAACGGCCAGCCGATCTGCCGCGACTGCGACTGAGGCGGGGTCGGCCGTGACCACCGGCTCGACCCCTCCCTGGAAGCGCCGTTTCTCCCGACGAGGAGCGGACCAAGGGCCGTCCGACGGTCCGTACAGCGCGCGTGACGACGAGCGGGGCCCGACCGATACGGGGAGGGCCCCGCTCGAGCCAGTGGCCGACCGGAGTGACCTCCCGGCGACCACGCCGCCTCCGGCACCCGCTGCCCGACGCCGGGCAGCGGCGTTCCGGGACAAGGCCGGACAGGGCGTCCGCAACGGCGGCGCCCGCGCCAGGGCGGCCCTGGCACACCTCGCCGACCGGATCATCGACCTGGCCCCGCGCGTGCCCGTACGGGACCTGGCGGCGCTGCGCAGGCAGTTCCCGGGCCTGGGTCCCGAGGAGATCGCCGACCGGCTCGTGGCCGGCGCGGCCAAGGGCACCGCGACCGTGGGAGCGGGCATCGGCGCGGCGGCGATGCTGCCCGTACCACCCGCGATGCCCACCGAACTGGCCGCCGAGATCACCGGCGTCGCCGCGATCGAGCTCAAGCTGATCGCCGAACTCCACGAGGTCTACGGCGTACGGCCGCCCGGCGGCCTCGCCCAGCGCAGCACCGCGTACCTGAACTCGTGGTCCGACGAACGCGGCGTCGACGTGTCCAAGCCGTCGACCCTCGGCTCGGCGATGAACAGCCACATGAAGCGCCAGCTGCGCCAGCAGATCATGAAGCGGATGGTGCGCGACCTGCCGAACCTGATGCCCTTCATGGTGGGCGCGGCCGTGGGCGCCGTCATGAACCGGCGCGACACCCGAAAGCTGGCCGCGAGAATCCGGACCGACCTGCGCAGGAACCAGGTCGCCTGGAGCGCCCTGGGCGACCTCCCGGCCCTGGAACGCCCGCAGGACGCCCTCGACATGGGCGCGATCACCAAGGGGATCGGACCCGGCCGGCCCGGCCGCGGGGAAAACTTCGGCAAAGACGACCGCTGACCCGCGGGCGGCCCTACGCGGCCGCGGCCTTCGCCGCCTCCAGCGCCTCGATCAGCCGCTCCGGCTCGCGCGTCGACAGATACAGGTACGGAGTCGGGTCCTCCGGGTCCGTGACCAGCACCCGCACGGCCCGCGGAATGTAGGAGCGCAGCAGCAGGAACGCCCGGGTGTCGGCCTTGTACGTGCGCCAGGCGCGAGCCTCCTCCGGATCGAGGATCTCCGCCTCTCCCAGCGCCGAGAGCGGCACCTTCGCCTCGCCCGCGATCAGCGAGTCGCCCACGACCCGGATGCGGACCGCGCCGTACGAACTGGCCGCCACCGCCGCCACCGCGGTGCCGCCCGCCAGGCCGCCCAGCATCGGCAGCGTGCCGAACGGCAGCAGGATCAGCGCGAACGCCAGCCCCACCAGGAAGGAGACCAGCCACCAGGAGCGGGGCGCGGTGAGGCGTTCTTCGTACGGGGCCGTGGAGAGCTGCATGAAGCAAGCTTGGCACGGTATCGGTGTTCGGCCGACGCGCGGGTAAGGTCTGCGCCTGTGAGTGGTACTTCCCCAGGTCTTCAGCCCCCCGCCGACGCCGTGAAACCCGTACGGCACCCCGACGCGCCCGCCCCCGGCGAGCTGCTCGGCGCCCACTACGGCCAGTGCTTCGGCTGCGGCGGCGACCAGCCCCACGGACTGCACCTCCAGGCGCGCGCGGGCGAAGGCGTGTCGATCACCGCCGAGTTCACCGTCCGCCCCGCCCACCAGGGCGCTCCCGGCCTGGCGCACGGCGGGGTGCTGGCCACAGCCCTGGACGAGACGCTGGGCTCGCTGAACTGGCTGCTGCGCACGATCGCGGTGACCGGACGGCTCGAGACCGACTTCCGGCGGCCGGTGCCCGTGGACACCACGCTGTACCTGGAGGCCGAGGTCACCGCGGTGGCCGGCCGGAAGATCTACTCCACCGCCACCGGCCGGATCGGCGGGCCCGACGGCCCCGTCGCCGTCCGCGCCGACGCCCTCTTCATCGAGGTCAAGGTCGAGCACTTCGTCCAGAACGGCCGCGAGGAAGAGATCCGCGCCGCCATGGACGACCCCGACCAGCTCCGCCGCGCCCGCGCCTTCGAGGTGAACCCGTGAGCCGAGCCGACCTCGAGGTGCTCATCCGCCGCGTCGACCCCGACGTACCGCTTCCGGCGTACGCGCAGCCCGGGGACGCCGGCGCCGACCTGCGCACCACCGTCGACCGCGTGCTGGCGCCCGGCGAACGCGCCGTTCTGCCCACCGGCGTGTCTGTCGCACTCCCCGAGGGGTACGCGGCCTTCGTGCACCCACGTTCCGGACTGGCCGCACGCTGCGGCGTCGCCCTGGTGAATGCCCCGGGGACGATTGATGCCGGGTACCGTGGGGAGATCAAGGTGATCGTGGTGAATCTCGACCCGCGCGAGAGCGTGCGGTTCGAGCGCTTCGACCGGATTGCCCAACTGGTCGTCCAGCAGGTCGAGAGGGTCCGCTTCCGTCAGGTCGCGGAACTTCCCGGCTCGGCGCGGGCCGAGGGGGGCTTCGGGTCCACCGGCGGCCACGCCGGGCTGGACCCTGCGAGCGGCACAAGCGGTCAGGTCGCCGAAGGCGGCCCGACGGGTGGGAATCGATACGCTTCGGTCGTATCCGACCGGGAAGGACAGTGACGTGTTCGGACGTCGCAAGAAGAACGACGCCGCCGAGGACGCGGCCGGCGAGACCGAGCAGGTCGTCGACAGCGTCGGCACCGAGGCGGACGAAGAGCGCGAACGCGTGCGGCTCGAGCCCGAGCCGCGCCCCGACGGGCCCTGGGACAGCACCGAGGTCCGCGACCCGGGCGAGGGCCGGGTCGACCTGGGCGGTCTGTTCATCCCCGGGGTCGACGGCATGGAACTGCGGGTGGAGGTCGCGGGCGACGCGATCGTCGCCGCGACCGTCGTGCTGCGCGACAGCGCCATCCAGCTCCAGGGCTTCGCAGCCCCCAAGCGCGAGGGCATCTGGGGCGAGGTGCGCGAGGAGATCGGCTCCGGCATCACCCAGCAGGGCGGCATCATCGACGAGGTCGAGGGTCCGCTGGGCTGGGAGCTGCGGGCCCAGGTCCCGGTGCAGCTGCCGGACGGCACCGGCGGCTTCCAGGTCGTGCGGTTCGTCGGCGTGGACGGGCCCCGCTGGTTCCTGCGCGGCGTGATCTCGGGCCAGGGTGCGGTGCAGCCGCAGGCCGCCGGTCTGCTGGAGCAGATCTTCCGGGACACCGTCGTGGTCCGCGGCGAGGGCCCGATGGCCCCCAGGGACCCCATCGTCCTCAAGCTGCCGAACGACGCGCAGATGGTCCCCGAGGGTGTCCAGCAGGAGGAGGGCTCCCGCTTCGCCGGCGGCATGGGCCAGCTCCAGCGCGGACCGGAGATCACCGAGGTGCGGTAGGCGAGGACCCGGTACGGCTTCCGGCCGTACGCGCGCGCCACGAGGGCCGCGTCCCCAGGAGGACGCGGCCCTTCGCGCTGCCGTCGGCAGGTCGTGCGGCCCCGATCGGGCCCCGGCCGTTGATCCGTTCCCCGCCGCCGGTGATACTGGCGCCCGGTTCACGGAGCAAGACGGGGGAGGGCACAGCATGACCCAGGTGGTCACGGAGACCATGGTGCGCGTCGAGGACGTGCGCAAGTCGTACGGCCGGGACAGCGCCGCCGTACACGCCCTGCGCGGCGTCTCCTTCGACGTGCCGCGGGGGGAGCTGGTCGCCCTCAAGGGGCGGTCGGGATCCGGGAAGACCACCCTGCTCAACATCGTGGGCGGACTCGACACCCCGGACGCCGGGCGGGTCGAGGTCGACGGCCGGAACCTCGCGGAGCTGGACGAGGACGGACTGCTCGCGCTGCGCCGGGACCGGGTCGGTTTCGTCTTCCAGTCCTTCGGGCTCATCCCGATCCTCACCGCCGCCGAGAACGTCGGCGTACCGATGCGGCTGCGCCGGGCCGCCGCGCGCGAACGCGAGGAACGCGTCGAGCTGCTGCTCTCCCTGGTCGGCCTCGCCGACCACGCCGCCCAGCGCCCCGCCGAGATGTCCGGCGGACAGCAGCAGCGGGTCGCCATCGCCCGCGCCCTCGCCAACAACCCCGCGCTGCTGATCGCCGACGAACCCACCGGCCAGCTGGACGCCGAGACCGGGCACTCCGTGATGGAGCTGCTGCGGGCCGTCGTACGCAGCGAGCAGGTCACGGCGCTGGTCGCCACGCACGACGCCACCCTGCTCGACCTCGCCGACCGGGTGCTGGAGCTGCGGGACGGGGAGATCGTCGAGGAGTGACACCGCCCGGAGAAGCCGGCCGTCAGAGTTCCGTCAAGGACGACCGGCATCCGCACCCCCGCCCCTTTTGCCGCGATTGCGGGCCGTAGGGTCGACGCTGCGCAATCAGCGGTGACCGGAAGACAATGAGGCCATGGGACGCGGCAAGCTTCGGATCTACCTCGGTGCGGCACCGGGCGTCGGCAAGACCTACGCGATGCTGTCCGAGGCGCACCGGCGCGTCGAACGGGGCACCGACTGCGTGGTGGCCTTCGTCGAGCACCACGGCAGGGCACGCACCGAGGTGATGCTGCGCGGCCTGGAACAGGTGCCGCGCCGGGAGGTCGAGTACCGGGGCGCGGCCTTCACCGAACTGGACCTGGACGCCGTACTGGCCCGCCGCCCCCGGGTGGCGCTGGTGGACGAGCTGGCCCACACCAACGTCCCCGGCGTGCGCAACGCCAAGCGCTGGCAGGACGTCGAGGAGCTCCTCGCCGCCGGCGTCGACGTCGTCTCGACCGTCAACATCCAGCACCTGGAGTCACTCGGCGACGTCGTGGAGTCCATCACCGGCGTACGGCAGCGGGAGACCGTGCCGGACGAGGTGGTGCGGCGCGCGGACCAGATCGAACTGGTCGACATGTCGCCGCAGGCGCTGCGCCGCCGCATGGCCCACGGCAACATCTACCAGCCGGACAAGGTCGACGCGGCCCTGTCCAACTACTTCCGCCCCGGCAACCTCACCGCCCTGCGCGAGCTGGCCCTGCTGTGGGTCGCGGACCGGGCCGACGAGTACCTCCAGGAGTACCGCAGCGAGCACCGGGTCTCGAAGATCTGGGGCTCGCGCGAACGCATCGTGGTCGGCCTGACCGGCGGCCCCGAGGGACGCACGCTGATACGGCGGGCCGCGCGCCTGGCCGAGAAGGGCGCCGGCGGTGAGGTGCTGGCCGTGTACATAGCCCGCAGCGACGGGCTGACCTCGGCCTCCCCGAAGGAGCTGGCGGTGCAGCGCACCCTCGTGGAGGACCTGGGCGGCACCTTCCACCACGTGCTCGGCGAGGACATACCCGCCGCCCTGCTCGACTTCGCCCGCGGCGTCAACGCCACCCAGATCGTCCTCGGCTCCTCGCGCCGCAAGACCTGGCAGTACGTCTTCGGGCCCGGCGTCGGCGCCACCGTCGCGCGTGAGTCCGGCTCCGACCTGGACGTCCACATCGTGACCCACGAGGAGGTCGCCAAGGGGCGCGGGCTGCCGGTGGCCAGGGGTGCCCGCCTCGGCCGGTCCCGGATCGCCTGGGGCTGGTTCGCGGGCCTGGGCGGGCCGGTACTGCTGACGCTGCTGCTCTCCACGGTCCACCTCGGGCTCGCCAACGACGTCCTGCTCTACCTGGCGCTGACCGTCGCGGCCGCCCTGCTCGGCGGGCTCTACCCGGCGCTCGCCTCGGCCGCGGTCGGGTCGCTGCTGCTGAACTGGTTCTTCACGCCGCCCGTCAACCGGATCACCATCGCCGACCCCAGGAACATGCTTGCGCTCGCCATATTCGTGGGCGTCGCGCTCTCCGTCGCCTCGGTCGTCGACGTCGCGGCCCGCCGCACCCACCAGGCCGCCCGGCTGCGTGCCGAGTCGGAGATCCTGTCCTTCCTCGCCGGTGACGTACTGCGCGGCGAGACCAGCCTGGAGACGCTCCTGGAGCGGGTGCGCGAGACCTTCGGCATGGAGTCGGCCGCCCTCCTGGAGCGGGAGGGCGACGTGGCGCCCTGGACCTGCGCGGGCCGCGCCGGGTCGGGACCGCCGGTCGACCGCCCGGAGGACGCGGACGTGGACATGCCCGTCGGCGACCACATGGCCCTCGCGCTGACCGGCCGCGTCCTGCCCGCCGAGGACCGCCGGGTGCTGGCCGCCTTCGCCGCCCAGGCCGCCGTCGTACTGGACCGGCGCCGACTGCGCGAGGAGGCCGACCGGGCCCGCGCGCTGGCCGAGGGCAACCGCATCCGCACCGCGCTGCTGGCCGCCGTCAGCCACGACCTGCGCACCCCGCTGGCCGGGATCAAGGCCGCGGTGACCAGCCTCAGGTCCGACGACGTGGCCTGGTCCGAGGAGGACCGGGCGGAGCTGCTCGAAGGCATCGAGGAAGGCGCAGACCGCCTCGACCACCTCGTGGGCAACCTGCTCGACATGTCCCGCCTCCAGACCGGCACCGTCACCCCGCTGATCCGCGAGATCGACGTGGACGAGGTGGCGCCGATGGCGCTGGGCGGGGTCCCGGAGGGGAGCGCGGAGCTGGACATCCCCGAGACGCTTCCCATGGTCGCCGTGGACGCCGGGCTCCTGGAGCGGGCGCTGGCCAACCTGGTGGAGAACGCCGTCAAGTACAGCCCGGACGACCGGACCGTCCTGGTCGCCGCCAGCGCCCTCGCCGACCGCGTCGAGGTGCGCGTCGTCGACCGGGGGCCGGGAGTGCCGGACGAGGCCAAGGACCGCATCTTCGAGCCCTTCCAGCGCTACGGCGACGCCCCGCGCGGGGCCGGCGTGGGACTCGGCCTGGCCGTGGCCCGCGGCTTCGCCGAGGCGATGGGCGGCACCCTGAACGCGGAGGACACCCCCGGCGGCGGCCTCACCATGGTCCTCACCCTCCGCGCGGTGGGCCGGCCGGCATCGGCACCCCGCCTCGCGACAGCAGAAAGGCAGGCCGCCCGATGACCCGGGTGCTCGTGATCGACGACGAACCGCAGATCGTGCGGGCCCTCGTGATCAACCTCAAGGCACGGCACTACGAGGTCGACGCCGCCCACGACGGCGCCACCGCGCTCCAGCTCGCCGCCGCCCGGCACCCCGACGTGGTGGTGCTGGACCTGGGCCTGCCCGACATGGACGGCGTCGAGGTGATCAGGGGGCTGCGCGGCTGGACCAGGGTGCCGATCCTGGTGCTGTCCGCCCGGCACTCCTCCGACGAGAAGGTCGAGGCCCTCGACGCGGGCGCCGACGACTACGTCACCAAGCCCTTCGGCATGGACGAGCTGCTGGCCCGGCTGCGGGCCGCCGTCCGCCGGGCCGAGCCCGTCCCCGGCGGCGAGGACGAGGTCGTCGTGGACACCCCGGAGTTCACCGTCGACCTGGCCGCGAAGAAGGTCAACCGGGGCGGCAAGGACGTACGCCTGACGCCCACCGAGTGGCATCTGCTGGAGGTGCTGGTGCGCAACACCGGGCGCCTGGTCAGCCAGAAGCAGCTGCTGCAGGAGGTGTGGGGGCCGTCGTACGGGACGGAGACGAACTACCTGCGGGTCTACATGGCCCAGCTGCGCCGCAAGCTCGAGGCGGACCCCGCACACCCGAGGCACTTCATCACCGAGCCGGGCATGGGGTACCGCTTCGAGAAGTGAGAGGGCGCGCACGGAACGTGAGGGGGAAGTGAGCCTCGCCATCCCGTCCCCGGAGGGGTGCATGGCTGTCGGCGTGCCCCGGTACGCTTCAGATATGAGTGCTGCTCCGCGTTCCGACAAGCCGGTGGGCCGGTTCCGGCGCATGTTCGACCGGCTCTCCTCGTCACAGGAGGACCTGGAGTCGGAGGAACTGCGCGAGGACGCCGACACGGCCGGCTGCACGCGTATCGGAGACTGCCGGGACCGGCAGGTCGTGTCGGTTACTGGTACCTTGCGCACGGTCACCCTGCGGCCGCGTGCGGGCGTTCCGGCCCTGGAGGCCGAGCTGTTCGACGGTTCCGCCGCCCTGGACGTGGTGTGGCTGGGCAGACGCTCCATCGTGGGCATAGAGCCGGGGCGCAAGCTCATCGCATCGGGCCGGATCTCCATGAGCCACGGCCGCCGGGTGCTCTTCAACCCGAAATACGAACTGAGACCCCTCGGACGGGAGTAGCCGGTGACGTCGCTCGACAAGCCGACCGAAGAGACGACAGAGGCCGACGACGCCCGGGCGGTGACGGAGGCCGCGCTGTTCGAGGCGTTCGGCGGCGTGCGGGGCATGATCGAGACAGTGCTGCCGGGCCTGCTCTTCGTCACCATCTTCACCCTGAACAACGACCTGCACATGTCGGCGATCGCGGCCCTGGCCGTGTCGGTGGTGCTGGTCGTCGTCCGGCTCGTCGTGAAGGACACCGTCAAGCACGCGTTCAGCGGGGTCTTCGGGGTCGCCTTCGGCGTGGTCTTCGCGATGATGACCGACAACGCCAAGAACTTCTATCTGCCGGGCATGCTCTACACCCTGGGCCTGGCGCTGGCGTACATCGTCACCTCGCTGGCCGGCGTGCCGCTGATCGGCCTGATCCTCGGCCCGGTCTTCAAGGAGAACCTCTCCTGGCGCACCCGCAACCCGGGCCGCAAGAAGGCGTACACCAAGGCCAGCTACGCGTGGGGCCTGATCCTGCTCGGCAAGAGCGCGATCCTCTTCCCGCTGTACTGGTGGGCGGACACCGAACAGCTCGGCTGGGTCCTGGTCACCCTGAAGATCCCGCCCTTCCTGCTCGCCGTCTGGCTGACCTGGGTCTTCCTGGCCAAGGCGCCGGCCCCCATCGACGTGTTCGCGGAGATGGAGGCGGCGGAAGAAGCCGAGAAGGCGGAGAAGGCCGAGCGGGAACGGCGCGAACGGTCGCAGGAGGAGTCCGGCGGCGCCCTGCCCGTGCCGTCCGAGGCCGACGGGGAGTCCGCGGACCTGCGCGGTGGCAGACACCGCAAGGCCTGACGGGCGGGACGGGACGGTACGGCGGTGGGGCGCCCGGGAAATTCCGGGCGCCCCACCGCCGTGTACGGCTCCTCCGCGCCGGTCAGACCACGCCGTCGGGCCGCCGGCGCGCCGACAGCAGGTCCTCCAGCTGCTCCTCGCGGGCCTGCGCGGCGACGAAGAGCAGCTCGTCGCCCGCCTCCAGGGAGTCCTCCCGGGACGGCGTCAGCACCCGGGTGCCGCGGATGATCGTCACCAGCGAGGTGTCCTCGGGCCACTGGACGTCCCCGACCTGGGTACCGGCCAGGGCCGACTCCTCCGGCAGCGTCAGCTCGACCAGGTTGGCGTCGCCGTGGCTGAAGCGCAGCAGCCGGACCAGGTCGCCGACGCTCACCGCCTCCTCCACCAGGGCCGACATCAGCCGCGGGGTGGAGACGGCCACGTCCACGCCCCAGGACTCGTTGAAGAGCCACTCGTTCTTCGGGTTGTTCACCCGGGCGACGACACGCGGAACGCCGTACTCGGTCTTGGCCAGCAGGGAGACGACCAGGTTGACCTTGTCGTCGCCCGTCGCGGCGATGACGACGTTGCAGCGCTGGAGCGCCGCCTCGTCCAGGGACGTGATCTCGCACGCGTCGGCGAGCAGCCACTCCGCCATCGGGACGCGCTCGACCGAGATGGCGGTCGGCGCCTTGTCGATGAGCAGGACCTCGTGGCCGTTCTCCAGCAGCTCGCCCGCGATCGAACGGCCGACCGCGCCGGCTCCGGCAATGGCGACCCTCATCAGTGACCGTCCTCCTCTTCGGGACCCTTGGCGAACGCCGCCTCGACCTTGTGGACCTCGTCGGTGCGCATCATCACGTGCACGAGGTCACCCTCCTGAAGGACGGTCTGCGAGGACGGCAGGATCGCCTCCCCGAGCCGGGTGACGAACGCCACCCGCACGCCCGTCTCCTCCTGAAGTCGGCTGATCTTGTGGCCCACCCAGGACGAGGACGTGTGCACCTCGGCGAGCTGGACACCTCCGGTGGGGTCGCGCCACAGCGGCTCGGCGCCCGAGGGCAGCAGACGGCGCAGCATCTGGTCGGCCGTCCAGCGGACGGTGGCCACGGTGGGGATGCCCAGGCGCTGGTAGACCTCGGCGCGGCGCGGGTCGTAGATGCGGGCGGCGACGTTCTCCACGCCGAACATCTCCCGGGCCACGCGGGCGGCGATGATGTTGGAGTTGTCGCCGCTGGACACGGCGGCGAAGGCACCGGCCTCCTCGATGCCCGCCTCGCGCAGGGTGTCCTGGTCGAAGCCGATGCCGGTTACGCGGCGGCCGCCGAAGGAGGAACCGAGGCGACGGAACGAGGTGGGGTCCCGGTCGATCACGGCGACCGTGTGCCCCTGCTGCTCCAGGGTCTGGGCGAGCGCGGAGCCCACGCGCCCGCAGCCCATGATGACAATATGCATCGCCTCACACCGCGCTTCCTGCGGGCCCGCCGGCCTTGCTGAATGTCTTGCTCATGTCTCTCTTTCGGCTCGCCTGGCGACACGTCGCGGCCAGTGCGCGGGCCGCAGGGCAACATCATGCCGGTGCGCACCGACGCTGACGCCGCTAGGGGCCCGGGAAGCCGGGTTCCCCCGTCCGGAACCGACGTACCGGCGTCCGGATCCAACGTATCGGCAAGCCCCGGGGGCCCGCAGGAGCCGTCTCATCCCCCGGCCGACGACCCCCGGCGGCAGATGCTGCGGATGCTGGCGACCGTCAGGATTCCGAGGCCTACCAGCGTGGCGGCGGCGCCGATCAGCTCTGCGCTCAGGTGCATGGGACCTCCAGGGGCGGCAACGGCCGGAAAACGGGCAGTGCTTGTCGGGTAAGCAGTCATATAGACATGCGAACCCCGTCACCTGCGGAATCCGCAGCCGGAGCACTC from Streptomyces sp. CB09001 includes the following:
- a CDS encoding DUF3159 domain-containing protein — its product is MTSLDKPTEETTEADDARAVTEAALFEAFGGVRGMIETVLPGLLFVTIFTLNNDLHMSAIAALAVSVVLVVVRLVVKDTVKHAFSGVFGVAFGVVFAMMTDNAKNFYLPGMLYTLGLALAYIVTSLAGVPLIGLILGPVFKENLSWRTRNPGRKKAYTKASYAWGLILLGKSAILFPLYWWADTEQLGWVLVTLKIPPFLLAVWLTWVFLAKAPAPIDVFAEMEAAEEAEKAEKAERERRERSQEESGGALPVPSEADGESADLRGGRHRKA
- a CDS encoding TrkA family potassium uptake protein; protein product: MRVAIAGAGAVGRSIAGELLENGHEVLLIDKAPTAISVERVPMAEWLLADACEITSLDEAALQRCNVVIAATGDDKVNLVVSLLAKTEYGVPRVVARVNNPKNEWLFNESWGVDVAVSTPRLMSALVEEAVSVGDLVRLLRFSHGDANLVELTLPEESALAGTQVGDVQWPEDTSLVTIIRGTRVLTPSREDSLEAGDELLFVAAQAREEQLEDLLSARRRPDGVV
- a CDS encoding TrkA family potassium uptake protein, whose product is MHIVIMGCGRVGSALAQTLEQQGHTVAVIDRDPTSFRRLGSSFGGRRVTGIGFDQDTLREAGIEEAGAFAAVSSGDNSNIIAARVAREMFGVENVAARIYDPRRAEVYQRLGIPTVATVRWTADQMLRRLLPSGAEPLWRDPTGGVQLAEVHTSSSWVGHKISRLQEETGVRVAFVTRLGEAILPSSQTVLQEGDLVHVMMRTDEVHKVEAAFAKGPEEEDGH